One Defluviimonas aquaemixtae DNA segment encodes these proteins:
- a CDS encoding ABC transporter ATP-binding protein has translation MSDSLLSVRDVRVSFEIGGLLSQALGRPTEIDGVAGVSFDIAKGETFALVGESGSGKTTLARAINGLLRCAEGEIIFDGKKLNGLSTRAMKPVRRQMAMMFQDPVGSLSPRLTVGQLIAEPFRIHEMTDRDLGAETKRLLALVGLSADFADRYPHQLSGGQARRVGVARAIALDPALIVADEPTAGLDVSVQGEILNLLNDLRDRLGLSLLIITHNLHVVRQVADRMAVMYLGRFVELGGSEAIFTAPRHPYTKALLSANPEPDPDRIIDRIALPAEVPSLLARPPGCEFHTRCPWAEARCRTEVPLPAPDDPHRTACHFPLSPGARPPRREETTDA, from the coding sequence ATGAGCGACTCGCTGCTCTCCGTCCGCGACGTGCGCGTCAGTTTCGAGATCGGTGGCCTGCTCTCCCAAGCGCTCGGGCGACCGACCGAAATTGACGGCGTCGCCGGGGTGAGCTTCGACATCGCCAAGGGCGAGACCTTCGCGCTTGTCGGCGAATCCGGCTCGGGCAAGACGACGCTGGCGCGAGCGATCAACGGGCTGCTGCGGTGTGCCGAGGGAGAGATCATCTTCGACGGGAAGAAGCTCAACGGTCTGAGCACGCGCGCCATGAAGCCTGTCCGCCGCCAAATGGCTATGATGTTCCAGGACCCTGTCGGATCGCTCTCGCCGCGGCTGACGGTCGGGCAGCTGATCGCAGAGCCGTTCCGCATCCACGAGATGACCGACCGCGACCTCGGTGCCGAGACGAAACGGCTTCTCGCGCTCGTCGGCCTGTCTGCCGACTTCGCGGACCGCTATCCGCACCAGCTGTCGGGCGGCCAGGCGCGGCGCGTCGGCGTGGCGCGCGCCATCGCGCTCGACCCGGCTCTGATCGTGGCGGACGAGCCCACGGCAGGACTCGACGTCTCCGTGCAGGGCGAGATCCTGAACCTGCTGAACGACCTGCGTGACCGGCTGGGTCTGTCGCTCCTGATCATCACGCACAACCTGCATGTCGTGCGCCAGGTCGCCGACCGCATGGCGGTGATGTATCTCGGCCGCTTCGTGGAACTGGGCGGGTCCGAGGCGATCTTCACCGCCCCGCGCCACCCCTACACGAAGGCGCTTCTGTCGGCGAACCCCGAGCCCGATCCCGACCGGATCATCGACCGCATCGCGCTGCCGGCCGAGGTGCCCTCGCTTCTCGCGCGCCCCCCGGGCTGCGAGTTCCACACGCGCTGCCCCTGGGCCGAGGCGCGCTGCCGAACGGAAGTGCCACTGCCTGCGCCAGACGACCCGCACCGCACCGCCTGTCACTTCCCCCTGTCGCCCGGCGCCCGCCCGCCCCGCCGTGAGGAGACGACCGATGCCTGA
- a CDS encoding ABC transporter ATP-binding protein, translating to MTVLSIRDLSVDFHTEGGTVSALRGVSFDVPENSIVGVVGESGCGKSTLINAILGLLADNGDITSGELIFADGRNLTKLDPDEYRALRGQRIATVFQDPMGALNPVLSIGRQMVNIQYRSGLSPAEKKARAVEMLRKVRIPDAESRLVQYAHEFSGGMKQRIAIAMALMMEPALLIADEPTTALDATLEVATIELLKDLQRDIGCSVLFISHHLGVIAELCDHVIVMYAGEVVERGDIRHVFHGPRHPYTAKLFECDPARLHERVRQLPTIQGEIPDLRARPQGCIFAPRCPIAQPRCAERPPVRDIAPGHQALCWEAAP from the coding sequence ATGACGGTTCTATCCATCCGCGACCTGTCGGTCGATTTCCATACCGAAGGCGGGACCGTGTCGGCCTTGCGCGGCGTATCCTTCGACGTGCCGGAAAACAGCATCGTCGGCGTCGTCGGCGAATCCGGCTGCGGCAAGTCGACCCTGATTAACGCGATCCTTGGTCTTCTGGCCGACAATGGGGACATCACGTCGGGCGAATTGATCTTCGCCGATGGCCGGAACCTGACGAAGCTTGACCCCGACGAGTACCGGGCGCTGAGGGGCCAGCGGATCGCGACGGTGTTCCAGGACCCGATGGGCGCGCTCAACCCGGTCCTGTCGATCGGCAGGCAGATGGTGAACATCCAGTACCGCTCGGGATTGAGCCCCGCAGAGAAGAAAGCCCGCGCCGTTGAGATGCTGCGCAAGGTCCGCATCCCGGATGCGGAGAGCCGTCTGGTCCAGTACGCTCACGAATTCTCGGGCGGGATGAAACAGCGGATCGCCATCGCGATGGCGCTGATGATGGAGCCTGCGCTCCTGATCGCCGACGAACCCACGACGGCGCTCGACGCCACGCTCGAAGTCGCGACCATCGAACTTCTGAAGGACCTGCAACGCGATATTGGCTGCTCGGTCCTGTTCATCTCGCACCATCTCGGCGTGATCGCCGAGCTTTGCGACCACGTCATCGTCATGTATGCGGGCGAAGTGGTCGAACGCGGTGACATCCGCCATGTTTTCCACGGTCCGCGCCATCCCTACACCGCGAAGCTTTTCGAATGCGATCCGGCGCGGTTGCACGAACGGGTGCGCCAACTGCCCACTATTCAGGGCGAAATCCCCGACCTGCGCGCGCGGCCCCAAGGATGTATCTTCGCGCCACGCTGCCCCATCGCCCAACCCCGATGCGCTGAAAGGCCGCCGGTGCGGGACATCGCCCCCGGCCACCAGGCTCTGTGCTGGGAAGCCGCGCCATGA
- a CDS encoding ABC transporter permease, whose protein sequence is MSEAVSDIAAPRGRIGGLASTLRKILREPLGAFGLSLVIIVVVGAVFADLLASWDPTRLNPRDRFQGPSATHLFGTDQLGRDLFSRVLHGGRIALSVAIGATALSLAIGAVLGLIAGYGPRWLDNLLILIFDAVKSFPTVMLALTLVTLFGPSLSAVVIVVVLVNVPSYARIIRTQTIALKSSEFVTAAQSMGAGMARILRVHILPNIIGPVLILASMDIPVVIAIEAGMSFLGLGVRPPTPSWGAILNDGFANIRESAWIVIAGGLPIILTTLGFTFLGETLRDLFDPRLRAR, encoded by the coding sequence GTGTCCGAAGCGGTTTCTGATATCGCCGCCCCGCGCGGACGGATTGGAGGACTGGCCTCAACGCTCAGGAAGATCCTGCGCGAGCCCTTGGGCGCGTTCGGGCTATCGCTGGTGATCATCGTCGTGGTCGGCGCGGTCTTCGCCGATCTTCTGGCCTCTTGGGACCCGACGCGGCTAAACCCGCGCGACCGCTTTCAGGGGCCGAGCGCTACGCATCTTTTCGGAACCGATCAGCTTGGCCGTGATCTCTTTTCGCGCGTCCTGCATGGCGGCCGCATTGCGCTCAGCGTTGCGATTGGTGCGACGGCGCTTTCGCTTGCCATCGGCGCGGTTCTGGGGCTCATCGCGGGCTATGGGCCGCGCTGGCTCGACAACCTCCTGATCCTCATCTTCGACGCGGTCAAAAGCTTCCCGACGGTGATGCTTGCCCTGACTCTCGTCACGCTCTTCGGGCCGTCGCTCTCCGCCGTCGTGATCGTTGTGGTCCTGGTCAACGTGCCGAGTTATGCGCGCATCATCAGGACCCAGACCATAGCGCTCAAGTCGTCCGAATTCGTCACCGCCGCGCAGTCGATGGGCGCGGGCATGGCCCGCATCCTGCGCGTCCATATCCTGCCGAACATCATCGGCCCTGTTCTGATCCTCGCCTCGATGGACATTCCCGTCGTAATCGCCATCGAGGCGGGCATGAGCTTTCTCGGCCTCGGCGTCCGGCCGCCCACGCCATCCTGGGGGGCGATCCTGAACGACGGCTTCGCTAACATCCGCGAAAGCGCCTGGATCGTGATCGCGGGCGGCTTGCCGATCATCCTAACGACGCTCGGCTTCACTTTCCTCGGCGAGACCTTGCGCGATCTTTTCGACCCAAGGCTAAGGGCGCGCTGA
- a CDS encoding ABC transporter permease — protein MFIYALKRLGLSAVIVSVAMAFLFAMIYLLPGDPASVALGPRATEEMVQALRERMGLDRPVYVQFWNFYSSAWRGDLGTEVLSGRPVMTIILEQLPYTLALIGGGITWSVALGIPLGCLAAVRRGGWADRVVGVASVAVIAVPSFVVAIYALLIFAVALRWLPAIGAGQPGELGDQLVHLLLPSLAVGLGWVGYIARMVRASMLEVLEASHIRTARAFGLPENQIVYGYALAIAILPTVTILGIGVGQMLSSAVFAEIVFARPGIGKLVYDAILVRNYPIVTGAVLVTTVFFVLVNMLADLLIGALDPRVRSGF, from the coding sequence ATGTTCATTTACGCCCTGAAACGGCTCGGCCTGTCCGCGGTCATCGTGTCGGTAGCCATGGCCTTTCTGTTCGCCATGATCTACCTCCTGCCGGGTGACCCCGCCTCGGTCGCGCTCGGGCCCCGGGCGACCGAGGAGATGGTGCAGGCGCTGCGCGAGCGCATGGGTCTCGACCGGCCGGTCTATGTTCAGTTCTGGAACTTCTACAGCTCCGCCTGGCGCGGCGACCTTGGCACCGAGGTCCTGTCGGGACGGCCGGTCATGACGATCATTCTGGAGCAACTGCCCTATACGCTCGCGCTCATCGGCGGCGGGATCACTTGGTCCGTGGCGCTCGGCATCCCGCTCGGCTGTCTCGCGGCGGTGCGCCGGGGCGGTTGGGCCGACCGGGTGGTCGGCGTCGCCTCGGTCGCAGTCATCGCGGTTCCCTCCTTCGTCGTGGCGATCTACGCGCTTCTGATCTTCGCGGTCGCGCTCAGATGGCTGCCCGCCATCGGCGCTGGTCAGCCTGGCGAACTCGGCGACCAACTCGTACATCTTCTTCTGCCATCGCTCGCGGTCGGGCTCGGCTGGGTCGGCTACATCGCCCGGATGGTCCGCGCCTCGATGCTGGAAGTACTTGAGGCGAGCCATATCCGCACCGCCCGCGCCTTCGGTCTGCCGGAAAATCAGATTGTCTACGGCTACGCGCTCGCAATCGCGATCCTGCCCACGGTGACGATCCTCGGCATCGGCGTCGGCCAGATGCTGTCGTCGGCGGTCTTCGCCGAGATCGTCTTCGCCCGGCCGGGGATCGGAAAGCTGGTCTACGATGCGATCCTCGTCAGGAACTATCCCATCGTGACCGGCGCGGTGCTGGTGACGACTGTTTTCTTCGTCTTGGTTAACATGTTGGCTGACCTTCTCATCGGAGCACTCGATCCCCGTGTCCGAAGCGGTTTCTGA
- a CDS encoding ABC transporter substrate-binding protein, which yields MSATKTHHLTRRGLFAATAGAGVASMLAPRTSWSQEGGVLKVRSYSDIQILDPAYRLSAPEGDIMREIYAGLIVNAPGDEWSWKLLAAESIEQLDATTIAFKLRDKIGFTDGFGQMTAEDVKFSYERIADPANESPYAGDWAALKEVEVKDTLSGIIHLNEPFAPLWTSTLPTTSCAVLSKAAVEAAGGKIGVEPVGQSGPYVLKEWTPKQRTVLVRNPDWAYEPGAYDEIHIFPIEDPKTAELGFEAGDLDYTWTAVASIPRLKESPPAGSVVVEKPSLAYVWMGINQDVAPFDNPNIRRAVQYAVDREAVVEAAYFGAASTSTGIIAPGLPGHRDANLYNYDPDKARELLEAEGATGMAVTLDILNQSERLTAAQVIQANLADVGIQCEIKQNDSGTFWTLGSKDGDYWDKLQLILGRFSMEPDPSWATAWFVPEQIGVWNWERFNSPEFEDLHAQGLVETDPAKRDEIYKRMQDIMEESGDYVFLTHEVTGILHRDSLTPGLKPNGEPLFSDFKPA from the coding sequence ATGTCCGCAACGAAAACACATCATCTCACACGCCGCGGGCTGTTCGCCGCGACCGCAGGGGCGGGCGTCGCCTCGATGCTCGCGCCGCGCACGTCGTGGTCGCAGGAAGGCGGCGTGCTGAAGGTCCGCTCCTACAGCGACATCCAGATACTGGACCCGGCCTACCGGCTTTCGGCGCCCGAAGGCGACATCATGCGGGAAATCTATGCCGGCCTAATCGTCAACGCGCCGGGCGATGAATGGTCTTGGAAGCTGCTTGCAGCCGAGTCTATCGAGCAGCTTGATGCCACGACCATCGCCTTCAAGCTGCGCGATAAGATCGGCTTCACCGACGGGTTCGGCCAGATGACCGCCGAGGACGTGAAGTTTTCCTACGAACGCATCGCCGACCCCGCGAACGAAAGCCCGTATGCCGGCGACTGGGCGGCGCTGAAGGAGGTCGAGGTCAAGGATACGCTGTCCGGCATCATTCATCTGAATGAGCCGTTCGCGCCCTTGTGGACCTCCACACTGCCGACAACGAGCTGCGCGGTGCTATCGAAGGCCGCCGTGGAAGCCGCCGGTGGCAAGATCGGCGTCGAGCCGGTCGGCCAGTCGGGGCCTTACGTCCTCAAGGAATGGACTCCGAAGCAGCGCACCGTCCTCGTCCGCAACCCCGACTGGGCCTACGAACCGGGCGCCTATGACGAGATCCACATATTTCCCATCGAGGATCCGAAGACCGCCGAACTTGGCTTCGAGGCGGGCGATCTCGACTATACCTGGACCGCCGTCGCCTCGATCCCGCGGCTGAAGGAATCGCCGCCGGCCGGCTCTGTTGTCGTCGAAAAACCGTCGCTCGCCTATGTCTGGATGGGCATTAACCAGGATGTCGCACCGTTCGACAACCCCAATATTCGCCGCGCCGTGCAATACGCGGTCGATCGCGAGGCGGTGGTCGAAGCGGCCTATTTCGGCGCCGCTAGCACCTCGACCGGCATCATCGCGCCGGGCCTTCCTGGACACCGTGACGCCAATCTCTACAACTACGATCCCGACAAGGCGCGCGAACTGCTGGAAGCCGAAGGTGCAACCGGCATGGCGGTCACGCTCGACATCCTCAACCAGTCCGAGCGGCTGACGGCCGCGCAGGTGATCCAGGCCAATCTCGCCGACGTCGGCATTCAGTGCGAGATCAAGCAGAACGACTCTGGTACGTTCTGGACGCTCGGCTCCAAGGATGGAGACTACTGGGACAAGTTGCAGCTCATCCTCGGCCGCTTCTCGATGGAGCCGGATCCGAGCTGGGCAACGGCATGGTTCGTGCCCGAGCAGATCGGCGTCTGGAACTGGGAACGATTCAACAGCCCCGAATTCGAGGATCTGCACGCCCAGGGCCTCGTCGAGACCGATCCGGCCAAGCGCGACGAGATCTACAAGCGCATGCAGGACATCATGGAGGAGAGCGGCGACTACGTGTTCCTCACGCACGAGGTTACTGGCATCTTGCACCGCGACAGTCTGACGCCCGGACTGAAGCCGAACGGAGAGCCGCTGTTCTCCGATTTCAAACCCGCCTGA
- a CDS encoding biotin-dependent carboxyltransferase family protein, with amino-acid sequence MTAEAIFHRAGPGLTIQDLGRPGHISRGLSQGGAADRLALFEAAALLALSEPVAGVEMAGLGGEVSVTEPTRIALTGAPMRAAVDGRPLPWHASHMLEPSQRLSIGGAEAGAYGYLTFAGGIATNPWLGSRSAHLAAGIGERIRTDDRLPIGPDPAPGGRSRIIDAELRFSGGKIRVMPGPQTMLFTPEVWRRFLDTAFQRATDANRQGVRLSHDGACLAAEMSGGIASDFIGPGDIQMTGEGVPFVLLSESQTTGGYPRIATVIAADLPRVAQAPAGSILRFTELTVEAADALWRSEAATLSELRRKVRPLTRDPREISDLLAYQLISGATSGDDLG; translated from the coding sequence ATGACAGCTGAGGCGATCTTTCATCGCGCCGGCCCGGGGTTGACCATACAGGACTTGGGGCGTCCCGGTCATATCTCACGGGGGTTGTCGCAGGGTGGAGCGGCAGACCGGCTGGCGCTGTTCGAAGCGGCGGCACTACTGGCGCTATCCGAACCGGTGGCCGGCGTCGAGATGGCCGGATTGGGCGGCGAAGTCTCTGTCACGGAACCCACACGCATCGCCCTGACCGGGGCACCGATGCGCGCCGCAGTCGACGGACGTCCTCTGCCTTGGCATGCAAGTCACATGCTGGAACCCAGTCAGCGTCTGAGTATCGGAGGCGCCGAAGCTGGCGCCTATGGCTACCTGACGTTCGCGGGGGGGATCGCAACCAACCCTTGGCTCGGCAGCCGTTCCGCCCACCTGGCGGCCGGGATCGGCGAGCGGATCCGGACGGACGACCGGTTGCCCATCGGCCCTGATCCTGCGCCGGGTGGAAGATCCCGCATCATCGATGCGGAGCTTCGCTTCTCAGGCGGCAAGATCCGCGTGATGCCGGGCCCACAGACCATGCTGTTCACACCCGAGGTCTGGCGGCGCTTTCTCGACACCGCCTTCCAGCGCGCGACCGATGCCAACCGGCAGGGCGTCCGCCTGTCCCATGACGGCGCATGCTTGGCGGCGGAGATGAGCGGCGGCATCGCATCAGATTTCATCGGACCAGGGGACATCCAGATGACCGGCGAGGGCGTGCCCTTCGTTCTGCTCTCCGAATCCCAAACCACCGGCGGCTACCCGCGAATAGCCACGGTCATAGCCGCGGACCTGCCCCGCGTCGCGCAGGCGCCGGCCGGGTCAATTCTTCGCTTCACCGAGTTGACCGTTGAAGCGGCGGACGCGCTCTGGCGAAGCGAGGCGGCGACGCTCTCAGAGCTGCGTCGCAAGGTCCGGCCGCTCACACGCGACCCCCGCGAAATCTCCGATCTTCTGGCGTATCAGCTCATCAGCGGCGCGACCTCGGGCGACGATCTCGGATGA
- a CDS encoding 5-oxoprolinase subunit B family protein has protein sequence MKNARRSIQPEALPLGQRGVLVRFSLTPAPQASGAVQQLCEMLKGSAMAGISEIAPSLTSVLVRFDPAKLSRSEVAAWLAPFLASEDWSKARPPAPRRRWLVPVAFGDACGPDLVQAANATGLTESQAVAEITDADLRVLAIGFAPGQPYLGLLPDRWNIPRQPQLTPRVPIGAVVVAVRQLVLFAAENATGWRHVGLSAFRPFQPGSDDPFPLAPGDAVRFVQISSAELESLRADGADPMGGARREGLS, from the coding sequence ATGAAGAATGCCCGCCGTTCAATTCAGCCGGAGGCACTGCCGCTCGGGCAAAGAGGCGTTCTGGTCCGGTTCTCACTCACCCCCGCACCCCAGGCCAGCGGCGCCGTCCAGCAGCTTTGCGAGATGCTCAAGGGCTCCGCCATGGCCGGAATCTCAGAAATCGCGCCGTCGCTCACCTCGGTCCTCGTTCGCTTTGACCCAGCAAAGCTGTCGCGGAGCGAGGTCGCGGCATGGCTCGCCCCGTTCCTCGCTTCCGAGGATTGGTCAAAAGCAAGACCACCCGCGCCGCGGCGGCGCTGGCTGGTGCCAGTGGCGTTCGGCGACGCATGCGGCCCCGACCTCGTCCAAGCGGCCAATGCTACAGGACTGACCGAATCTCAGGCGGTCGCCGAAATCACCGACGCCGATCTGCGCGTGCTCGCGATCGGCTTTGCGCCGGGACAGCCCTATCTCGGGCTGCTGCCCGATCGCTGGAATATACCGCGCCAGCCGCAGCTCACTCCGCGCGTGCCGATTGGTGCGGTAGTTGTGGCCGTGCGCCAGCTCGTGCTGTTCGCGGCCGAGAACGCGACGGGGTGGCGCCATGTCGGTCTGTCCGCGTTCCGCCCGTTCCAGCCCGGATCGGACGATCCCTTTCCGCTCGCGCCGGGCGATGCCGTGCGCTTCGTCCAGATATCCTCGGCGGAGCTCGAATCTCTACGCGCGGACGGAGCGGACCCGATGGGCGGCGCGCGCCGCGAGGGGCTCTCATGA
- a CDS encoding paraquat-inducible protein A encodes MTDSAEVGGTASLDGRGLIACPVCDVLHDEVPVSAGAKARCSRCGTVLYAPRRSAMTQIVMLAATAAILMIAAVFFPFLELDAGGLNQRSSVFDAVMAFSEGWMAPLSAAVAATVVLLPFARLCAIAYALGPMAIGWHPARYAEAAMRWAEAVRPWAMAEIFILGVAVALVKVAGLAKVTLGPAFWAFAALVLVTVLKDSVICKLSVWKTLEERRNT; translated from the coding sequence GTGACGGACAGCGCGGAAGTTGGAGGAACAGCGAGCCTTGATGGCCGCGGGCTCATCGCCTGCCCGGTCTGCGACGTTTTGCATGACGAGGTGCCTGTTTCCGCCGGAGCGAAGGCACGGTGCAGCCGCTGCGGAACTGTGCTTTACGCTCCGCGCCGGAGCGCGATGACCCAGATCGTCATGCTCGCGGCGACCGCCGCGATTCTCATGATTGCGGCGGTTTTCTTCCCGTTCCTCGAACTTGACGCAGGCGGGCTCAACCAGCGAAGCTCTGTGTTCGACGCGGTGATGGCATTTTCGGAAGGCTGGATGGCGCCTCTGTCGGCGGCGGTTGCCGCGACCGTCGTCCTCTTGCCGTTCGCGCGGCTTTGCGCGATCGCCTACGCGCTCGGTCCGATGGCGATCGGCTGGCATCCCGCCCGTTACGCCGAAGCCGCGATGCGCTGGGCAGAGGCCGTGCGTCCCTGGGCAATGGCCGAGATCTTCATCCTCGGGGTCGCGGTCGCCTTGGTCAAAGTGGCTGGCCTTGCGAAGGTGACCCTCGGTCCTGCCTTCTGGGCCTTCGCTGCACTCGTTCTGGTGACGGTGCTGAAAGACAGTGTGATATGCAAGTTGTCGGTATGGAAGACACTGGAAGAACGCAGGAATACCTGA
- a CDS encoding paraquat-inducible protein A, with translation MEDTGRTQEYLTARRAGLVGCTQCGAVHPWAARECRRCGAALASRDETSLQRVWAWLFAGMIAYIPANLYPMLVTNQFGKHHEATIVGGVIELAEHGSWGVAIIVFTASVLIPISKFIAIGYLAVSVRSASAMSGHGRQLLYEIVEFIGRWSMIDVFVVAILSALVQLKFVVTVNPGVAAVSFALSVAFTMLAAQNFDPRLIWDAYEADTH, from the coding sequence ATGGAAGACACTGGAAGAACGCAGGAATACCTGACCGCCCGACGCGCCGGTCTGGTCGGCTGCACCCAGTGCGGCGCCGTCCATCCGTGGGCCGCGCGCGAGTGCCGTCGCTGCGGCGCCGCCCTTGCGAGCCGCGATGAGACCAGCCTTCAGCGTGTCTGGGCCTGGCTGTTCGCGGGCATGATTGCTTATATTCCGGCCAATCTCTATCCGATGCTCGTCACCAATCAGTTCGGCAAGCATCATGAAGCCACGATCGTAGGCGGTGTCATCGAACTGGCCGAGCACGGTTCCTGGGGTGTCGCCATCATCGTCTTCACGGCGAGCGTCCTGATCCCCATCAGCAAGTTCATCGCCATCGGCTACCTCGCGGTTTCGGTCCGATCCGCGAGCGCAATGAGCGGTCATGGCCGCCAACTGCTCTACGAGATCGTGGAATTCATCGGGCGCTGGTCTATGATCGACGTCTTCGTTGTCGCGATACTTTCGGCACTGGTGCAGCTGAAGTTCGTGGTAACGGTTAATCCGGGTGTTGCCGCCGTCAGCTTTGCGCTTTCTGTTGCATTTACCATGCTCGCAGCGCAGAACTTCGACCCCAGACTGATCTGGGACGCTTACGAGGCTGACACACATTGA
- a CDS encoding intermembrane transport protein PqiB gives MTDPRPSQLDVSTGRQSPWRNLSVIWLIPVLALAISLGLAWRTYSDRGVPIEITFQNASGVAPGETTLRYRDVVIGTVEQVSFTEDLAQVVVRARVEKEFAPYLDEDAEFWVVRPQVSARGISGLSTVLSGVYIEGAWNQEKGIARQVFAGADGPPLAQPGRAGKRITLVAEDGRLISEGAPIYFRGIEVGRLERPRLTVSSDSIVVDAFIESPHDRRLNTATRFWDTSGFSVSLGAQGLSLDFESIASVVAGGITFDSVYEGGTPVNAGHVFTIYSGEAEARKSLHTRGSESAVLVAAEFGDSVGGLEPGAEVVFGGLAVGEVTALSSQIVDTEEGPELHLMANLAIDPARLGLGREAGLEEMLDFFEGATEKGLRARLATANLFSSALVVELVELPDAEPASLDRNATPLPILPSVPSELPDFTATAEGLLERVNSLPIEELIDQAIRLMASVEALASSESTRAAPDAAVALLEDTRALVNDEAMRALPGELRDVVAELRSVVSELNSRGTVTNVAEAVEKANAAIANLATASEDFPELVEDLRQLAAKANSLEAEELLAAATRVLDSADQVISSDAARDLPPALNAALGEVRATLSELREGGAVENANAAMTSARNAADAVADAAEGLPDLSARLERLVSQSEALIGAYGARSTFNEESMAALREMRGAARAVAQLARALERNPSSLLTGR, from the coding sequence TTGACTGATCCACGCCCATCTCAACTCGATGTCTCCACCGGGAGGCAATCGCCCTGGCGCAACCTGTCGGTCATCTGGCTCATCCCGGTCCTCGCACTCGCCATCTCGCTCGGGCTTGCCTGGCGGACCTATTCCGACCGGGGGGTGCCGATAGAAATCACATTTCAGAACGCGTCTGGCGTGGCGCCGGGCGAGACGACGCTGCGTTACCGGGACGTCGTGATCGGCACCGTCGAACAGGTCAGCTTCACCGAAGATCTTGCTCAGGTTGTCGTCCGTGCGCGTGTCGAAAAGGAGTTCGCCCCCTATCTCGATGAGGATGCGGAGTTCTGGGTCGTACGGCCTCAGGTTAGCGCGCGCGGGATTTCGGGCCTCTCCACGGTGCTGTCTGGCGTCTATATCGAAGGCGCGTGGAACCAGGAGAAGGGCATCGCGCGACAGGTTTTCGCTGGCGCGGACGGCCCGCCTCTCGCGCAGCCCGGACGCGCGGGCAAGCGTATCACGCTTGTCGCCGAAGACGGGCGGCTGATCTCCGAAGGTGCGCCGATCTATTTCCGGGGCATCGAAGTCGGGCGGCTTGAACGGCCGCGCCTCACGGTGTCGAGCGATTCCATCGTGGTGGATGCCTTCATCGAGTCGCCGCATGACCGCCGGCTGAATACCGCGACGCGGTTCTGGGACACATCGGGTTTCTCGGTCTCGCTCGGTGCACAGGGCCTGTCGCTCGATTTCGAAAGCATCGCTTCGGTCGTCGCCGGGGGGATCACGTTCGATTCGGTCTACGAGGGTGGAACGCCGGTAAATGCCGGACACGTCTTTACCATCTATTCCGGGGAAGCCGAGGCGCGGAAGAGCCTGCATACGCGCGGTTCGGAGTCGGCTGTGCTGGTCGCGGCCGAATTCGGAGATTCGGTCGGTGGGCTCGAACCCGGCGCCGAAGTCGTTTTCGGCGGGCTCGCCGTGGGCGAGGTGACGGCACTTTCTTCTCAGATCGTGGATACTGAGGAGGGACCTGAACTCCATCTCATGGCCAATCTCGCGATAGATCCGGCGCGGCTGGGACTTGGACGCGAAGCAGGGCTGGAAGAGATGCTGGATTTCTTCGAAGGCGCCACCGAGAAGGGTCTGCGGGCGCGGCTTGCCACGGCGAACCTCTTCAGTTCCGCACTCGTAGTGGAACTTGTGGAGTTGCCCGATGCTGAGCCAGCGAGCCTCGACCGGAATGCAACGCCGCTTCCGATCCTCCCGTCCGTCCCCTCTGAACTGCCCGATTTCACCGCTACCGCGGAGGGCCTGCTGGAACGGGTCAACTCGCTGCCGATCGAAGAACTGATCGACCAGGCGATCCGTCTCATGGCGAGCGTCGAAGCGCTGGCGTCATCCGAAAGCACCCGGGCCGCACCCGATGCTGCGGTAGCCCTTCTGGAAGACACCCGCGCGCTCGTGAACGACGAGGCGATGCGCGCGCTGCCGGGCGAACTGCGCGACGTTGTCGCCGAACTGCGGTCGGTGGTCAGTGAGTTGAATTCGCGCGGCACGGTCACGAACGTTGCCGAGGCCGTTGAAAAAGCCAACGCCGCGATCGCCAATCTCGCCACCGCGTCGGAAGACTTTCCGGAGCTTGTCGAGGATCTGCGCCAACTGGCGGCGAAGGCGAACTCGCTCGAAGCCGAAGAGCTCTTGGCCGCAGCGACCCGCGTGTTGGACAGCGCGGATCAGGTGATCAGCAGCGATGCAGCGCGCGACCTGCCGCCAGCCCTGAATGCGGCGCTTGGCGAGGTGCGTGCGACTCTGAGCGAGCTGCGCGAAGGCGGTGCAGTTGAGAATGCGAATGCCGCGATGACCTCGGCCCGCAACGCCGCCGACGCCGTAGCCGATGCGGCCGAAGGGCTGCCGGACCTGAGCGCGCGGCTTGAGCGGCTGGTTTCGCAATCCGAGGCGCTGATCGGTGCTTACGGTGCGCGGTCGACTTTCAACGAAGAGTCCATGGCGGCATTACGCGAAATGCGCGGTGCGGCGCGTGCGGTCGCCCAACTTGCCCGTGCGCTTGAGCGTAATCCGAGTTCACTACTGACGGGGCGATAA